In Bacteroidota bacterium, a single genomic region encodes these proteins:
- a CDS encoding acyl transferase produces the protein MDFKNKFKNKLFLANEENFEQLAIELFNYQYSANVVYRNYVQYLGLNMADIITVEQIPFLPIEFFKTHEIRSGKYTPEIVFSSSGTSGMQTSKHYLSDLLQYRNNSFRIFNHFYGDLSDYVILALLPSYLEREGSSLVYMVKEMIQSSNQLESGFYLDNFDDLALSIQKLINAQKKFILLGVSFALMDFAEKFQIDIGNNIVMETGGMKGRRTEITRDELHSLLCNQFAVENIHSEYGMTELLSQAYSQSNGIFSCAPGMKVFIRDQRDPLSLINNFENGCINIIDLANIDSCAFIATQDLGRKISEQEFLVNGRADSSDIRGCNLMIS, from the coding sequence ATGGATTTTAAAAATAAGTTTAAAAATAAGTTATTTTTAGCGAATGAAGAAAACTTTGAGCAACTTGCTATTGAGCTCTTTAATTATCAATATTCAGCTAATGTTGTGTATCGCAACTATGTGCAATATTTAGGCCTTAACATGGCTGATATTATTACTGTTGAACAAATTCCATTTCTTCCTATTGAATTTTTCAAAACGCATGAAATACGTTCTGGAAAATACACCCCTGAAATAGTTTTTAGTAGCAGTGGTACAAGCGGAATGCAAACATCCAAGCACTATTTATCTGATCTGTTACAATACAGAAATAATTCTTTTCGAATATTTAATCATTTTTATGGTGATTTGTCAGACTATGTAATTTTAGCACTTTTACCTTCATATTTAGAGAGAGAAGGATCATCATTAGTCTATATGGTTAAAGAAATGATCCAATCGTCTAATCAGCTTGAAAGTGGTTTTTATTTGGATAATTTTGATGACTTGGCTCTTAGCATACAAAAACTAATTAATGCTCAAAAGAAGTTTATACTATTGGGGGTGAGCTTTGCTCTCATGGATTTTGCAGAGAAGTTTCAAATTGATATTGGGAATAATATCGTTATGGAGACCGGAGGTATGAAGGGTAGGAGAACCGAAATTACAAGAGATGAACTACATAGCTTATTGTGTAATCAATTCGCAGTAGAGAATATACATTCGGAATATGGAATGACAGAATTATTGTCTCAGGCTTATTCTCAGTCAAATGGCATCTTTTCGTGTGCACCCGGCATGAAAGTATTTATTCGAGATCAAAGAGACCCTTTATCCTTAATTAATAACTTTGAAAATGGATGTATCAATATTATTGATTTAGCCAATATTGATAGTTGTGCATTTATTGCTACTCAAGACCTTGGTCGAAAAATATCTGAACAAGAGTTTTTAGTCAATGGTCGTGCAGATTCCTCAGATATCAGGGGTTGTAATTTGATGATTTCTTGA
- a CDS encoding DUF2851 family protein translates to MKEELLHFIWKYQLFTSTDLQTDQGELIQVIHQGYLNDDAGPDFSQARIKIGETTWIGNVEIHIHSSDWFKHQHHTDSAYKSVILHVVFENDRSNKEELHCPTLSISKQIDHSLFEHYQSLMQSKLWIPCLSQIHEVDTITKASWQNRLMVIRLEKRYLQIQKMLENNESDWQQTFFEHLARSFGFKVNADAFENLAKNTPLKLFAWHKNNLLQIEAILFGQSGLLPKNAQDDYTISLTKEYDFLKTKYKLTPIAKQNWKFARMRPSNFPTIRLSQLANLLFKSSALFSKIIEIEDLNELTSLFQTEASYYWSDHFQFDQTSTIKRRKKLGASSINTLLINTVIPFLFAYGKEKNLTKLQERSIDFIEKLKPEQNNITNKMLEIGFKNDHAAHSQALIELHTSFCKNKKCLNCNIGTSLLRKQKH, encoded by the coding sequence ATGAAAGAAGAATTACTCCATTTTATATGGAAATATCAGCTATTCACCTCAACTGATCTTCAAACTGATCAGGGTGAGTTAATTCAGGTAATTCATCAAGGCTATTTAAATGATGATGCAGGTCCAGATTTTAGTCAGGCCAGAATAAAAATAGGAGAAACAACCTGGATTGGAAATGTAGAGATTCATATTCATTCTTCTGATTGGTTCAAACACCAGCATCATACCGATTCTGCCTATAAAAGTGTCATTCTCCATGTTGTTTTTGAAAATGACAGATCCAATAAGGAAGAACTTCATTGTCCTACACTTTCAATTTCCAAACAGATTGATCATTCCTTATTTGAGCACTATCAAAGTTTGATGCAAAGCAAATTGTGGATACCTTGTTTATCGCAAATTCATGAGGTTGATACTATTACAAAAGCTTCCTGGCAAAACCGATTAATGGTTATACGCCTTGAGAAAAGATATCTTCAAATCCAAAAGATGTTGGAGAATAACGAATCCGATTGGCAACAGACATTTTTTGAGCATTTGGCCAGATCATTTGGATTTAAAGTAAATGCAGATGCATTTGAAAATCTGGCAAAAAACACTCCCCTAAAACTATTTGCTTGGCATAAAAACAACCTTCTTCAAATTGAAGCCATCTTATTTGGACAATCTGGATTATTACCGAAAAATGCACAAGATGACTATACAATATCATTAACCAAGGAGTATGACTTTCTGAAGACAAAATATAAGCTTACTCCAATAGCAAAACAAAACTGGAAATTTGCTCGGATGCGTCCATCAAATTTCCCAACCATTCGTTTATCTCAATTGGCAAACTTACTTTTTAAATCTTCGGCACTTTTTTCCAAAATAATAGAGATTGAGGACTTGAACGAACTAACTAGTCTGTTTCAAACAGAAGCCTCCTATTATTGGTCAGATCATTTTCAATTCGATCAGACCTCCACAATTAAAAGAAGGAAAAAACTGGGAGCATCATCTATCAATACTTTACTGATAAATACGGTTATCCCATTTTTGTTTGCTTATGGCAAGGAGAAAAACTTAACTAAGTTGCAAGAAAGATCCATTGATTTTATTGAAAAGCTAAAACCTGAGCAAAACAATATCACTAACAAAATGCTAGAAATTGGTTTCAAGAACGATCATGCAGCACATTCTCAGGCACTCATAGAATTGCACACTAGTTTCTGCAAGAATAAGAAATGTCTGAATTGCAATATTGGCACTTCTTTGCTAAGAAAGCAAAAACATTAA
- the pyrF gene encoding orotidine-5'-phosphate decarboxylase has protein sequence MNRTQIIEEIRKKKSFLCVGLDTDINKIPAQLLTAEDPIFEFNKGVIDATHPYTVSYKLNLAFYESMGSKGWDSLEKTVNYIPENIFKIADAKRGDIGNTSKQYAKTFFETYNFDAITVSPYMGSDSIGPFLEFENKWVIILALTSNKGSKDFQMLKTDDEYLYEKVFRTSSEWGHKGNIMYVVGATHPEAFGSIRKIIPDHFMLIPGVGAQGGSVQDIAKFALNAETGVLVNVSRAVIYPGNDADFPNNIKVAAQNYQQHMAEFIK, from the coding sequence ATGAACAGAACCCAAATAATTGAGGAAATCCGCAAGAAAAAATCTTTTTTATGCGTTGGTTTAGATACAGATATTAATAAAATACCTGCGCAATTGCTAACAGCTGAAGATCCTATTTTTGAATTCAACAAGGGAGTTATAGATGCCACACATCCCTATACTGTTTCCTATAAATTAAATTTGGCATTTTATGAGAGCATGGGTTCCAAAGGTTGGGATAGTCTGGAAAAAACAGTCAATTATATCCCTGAAAATATTTTCAAAATTGCTGATGCTAAAAGAGGGGATATTGGAAATACATCAAAACAGTATGCGAAAACTTTTTTCGAAACCTATAATTTCGATGCTATTACTGTTTCACCCTATATGGGAAGCGATTCAATAGGCCCATTTCTGGAATTTGAAAATAAATGGGTAATCATATTAGCATTAACCTCTAACAAGGGTTCTAAAGATTTTCAAATGCTAAAAACTGATGATGAGTATCTGTACGAAAAAGTTTTCAGAACTAGTTCAGAATGGGGGCACAAGGGAAATATAATGTATGTAGTAGGTGCCACACATCCCGAAGCATTTGGATCTATCCGAAAAATCATTCCTGATCATTTTATGTTAATTCCTGGTGTTGGAGCACAAGGAGGTAGCGTTCAGGATATTGCTAAATTTGCGTTAAACGCAGAGACAGGCGTATTAGTAAATGTATCGAGAGCGGTAATTTATCCCGGAAATGATGCTGACTTTCCAAACAATATTAAAGTTGCTGCCCAAAATTATCAGCAGCACATGGCTGAGTTTATTAAATAA
- the lipA gene encoding lipoyl synthase has protein sequence MSNNTDRKINRKPSWMKVEFPKGKEYIKLKKLVEKNQLATICQSGNCPNMGECWNAGTATFLILGINCSRNCTFCDVMPGNLLPPDLLEPVKVAETIKQMNLKHCVITSVTRDDLEDKGAAFWAETIKTIKKKNPEITMEVLIPDMRDDLQALLKIANEKPEIISHNVETVKRLYGDVRPQANYDRSLRQIKATKNLGIRSKSGFMLGLGENENEVIELLHHLHDHECDVVTIGQYLPPSAEHYPLVEYVHPDKFSFFKEYGLKIGIEQIESSPLVRSSYHSEQQL, from the coding sequence ATGTCGAATAATACAGACCGTAAAATAAATAGAAAACCTTCTTGGATGAAAGTTGAATTTCCAAAAGGAAAAGAATATATAAAACTCAAAAAACTTGTTGAAAAAAATCAATTAGCAACCATATGTCAAAGTGGTAATTGTCCGAATATGGGCGAATGCTGGAATGCAGGTACAGCTACTTTTTTGATTTTAGGAATTAATTGCAGTCGTAATTGTACATTTTGTGATGTAATGCCCGGTAATCTTTTACCCCCAGATCTGCTCGAACCAGTAAAAGTAGCTGAAACGATAAAGCAAATGAATCTTAAACATTGCGTTATTACTTCTGTTACACGTGATGATTTGGAAGACAAAGGGGCTGCATTTTGGGCTGAAACAATAAAAACAATTAAAAAGAAAAATCCAGAAATTACCATGGAGGTTCTTATTCCAGACATGAGAGATGACCTACAGGCTTTGTTAAAAATTGCAAATGAAAAACCTGAAATTATTTCGCATAATGTGGAAACAGTAAAACGACTATATGGAGATGTAAGACCTCAGGCAAACTATGACAGAAGTCTAAGACAGATTAAAGCGACAAAAAACTTAGGTATAAGATCTAAATCAGGCTTTATGTTGGGATTAGGCGAAAACGAAAACGAGGTAATTGAATTACTTCATCACCTTCATGATCATGAGTGTGATGTAGTTACGATTGGTCAATATTTACCCCCTTCAGCTGAACATTATCCATTAGTTGAATATGTTCATCCTGATAAATTTAGTTTTTTTAAAGAATATGGATTAAAGATTGGTATTGAACAAATTGAATCATCCCCTCTGGTTCGCTCATCCTATCATTCTGAACAACAACTGTAA
- a CDS encoding T9SS type A sorting domain-containing protein gives MKKKSLLLSGLVILSIVTVFSLYNSSNKQNDLDNLDISFAGKKGKDFKGAAEYYQMIKADPRTGEIDPSLVEQAFNQADKLSNYRADPLLDWISRGPDNKGGRIRGFVVDNQNQNILYASGVSGGIYKSINGGKSWVRKSYSAIAGGLIVSCMTQATDGTLYFGTGEGYFNAMSGPNGDLTSGSRGGGVYTSTDRGESWELVTSTDPFKANNSRWLNVQSIKVDPTNNDLIYAATYSGMMKSTDGGDSWDRLTMPGGTTAHIFIDIAMSSDGKSVFAASYSSGRCKLFRSVNGAAFLQIAPSVVEISNSTRLTLAIAESNNNVIYVASASNGTSPYPGTHSFGGLYKSADNGDTWSQVVAGHSEAEPFGRSGQYQGQYDNCVAVDPTDENRVYVGGVEYYSLYNGQWYKVASTEEYIDAEGMYKNPMFIHADKHNIVFDTKSSPKKMYVMTDGGVFVSNDFVGKKYPTFKGINLYLHTTQFYGIAVHPRGDIVGGTQDQSSIRIEYDGLTGNSGKEILGGDGFYTEISRFNPDIYFYEAQNAVCYRSKSRGDSREGFTYNPEDNSYYFDQAYYFNSPFRLWEDMEWQTFQDTTGANYDSLVHISKFFFAASQGIWMTEQAVDFNADSVKWFNISKGMSGQVVSMEYSSDGDALFVGTKSWNNGKLYRISGLKGKKIWFDINGDFDPDNFGISTDEIANFAFRSVCGIGVSPSDDNTISVALGNYVNGYDHVYLTNNALDSAQHVSFTSIHGNLPNMPVFDVAFNSQSSNQDTIIIASELGVYATTNGGASWTEENNGLDRSPVFMIRQHKKHPWSEGYSFFVATHGMGIFETNSLWSSSVKETKPAIKEKISIFPNPVKDYMNIKFILSDSKDLEGEIFNMNGSMVKKISFQNTSFGENVFQVNTSGLKRGTYLIRLQGEGTQLIGRFLVVD, from the coding sequence ATGAAAAAGAAAAGTTTACTTCTCAGTGGTTTAGTTATTCTGTCAATAGTTACTGTTTTCAGTCTCTACAATTCTTCAAACAAGCAGAATGATCTCGACAATCTGGATATTTCTTTTGCTGGGAAAAAAGGCAAAGATTTTAAAGGTGCAGCTGAGTATTATCAAATGATCAAAGCAGATCCTAGAACGGGAGAAATTGATCCCTCATTAGTTGAACAAGCTTTTAACCAAGCTGACAAACTATCAAATTACAGAGCTGACCCATTGCTTGATTGGATTAGTCGTGGCCCTGACAATAAAGGTGGCCGTATTCGCGGATTTGTTGTTGACAACCAAAATCAAAATATACTTTATGCCAGTGGCGTTTCAGGTGGTATATATAAATCAATAAATGGTGGTAAAAGTTGGGTTCGCAAATCATATTCTGCTATTGCAGGTGGATTAATTGTTTCTTGTATGACACAGGCAACAGATGGAACACTTTATTTTGGAACAGGTGAAGGCTACTTTAATGCCATGAGTGGTCCAAATGGAGATTTGACTTCTGGAAGTCGTGGTGGTGGTGTTTATACCTCAACCGACCGTGGCGAAAGTTGGGAATTAGTAACTTCAACTGATCCGTTTAAAGCCAATAATTCAAGATGGTTAAATGTCCAATCTATTAAAGTTGATCCGACCAATAACGATTTAATTTATGCTGCTACTTATTCTGGTATGATGAAATCAACCGATGGTGGCGACAGTTGGGACAGGTTAACCATGCCTGGTGGAACAACTGCTCATATTTTTATTGACATAGCCATGTCCTCTGATGGTAAATCAGTATTTGCGGCATCTTATTCTTCTGGCAGATGTAAATTATTTCGTTCTGTAAATGGAGCCGCATTTTTACAAATTGCTCCATCAGTTGTTGAAATTTCTAATTCAACTCGTCTGACACTGGCAATTGCAGAATCAAATAATAATGTTATCTATGTAGCTTCTGCATCAAATGGAACATCTCCATATCCTGGCACTCACTCATTTGGAGGATTGTATAAATCGGCTGACAATGGTGACACTTGGTCGCAAGTTGTAGCCGGACATAGTGAAGCCGAACCTTTTGGAAGATCAGGACAATATCAAGGTCAATACGACAATTGTGTTGCTGTTGATCCAACTGATGAAAACCGTGTGTATGTTGGTGGAGTTGAGTATTATTCATTATATAATGGTCAATGGTATAAAGTTGCCAGTACTGAAGAGTATATTGATGCAGAGGGAATGTATAAAAACCCTATGTTTATTCATGCTGATAAACACAATATTGTTTTCGATACGAAATCATCTCCCAAAAAAATGTATGTAATGACAGATGGAGGTGTATTTGTATCAAACGATTTCGTTGGTAAGAAATATCCTACTTTCAAGGGAATTAATCTTTATTTGCATACAACTCAGTTTTATGGAATAGCTGTTCATCCAAGAGGAGATATTGTTGGAGGAACTCAGGATCAAAGTTCTATACGTATTGAATATGATGGTTTAACTGGTAATAGCGGAAAAGAAATCCTTGGTGGAGATGGTTTTTATACTGAAATCTCACGTTTTAATCCTGACATCTATTTTTATGAAGCCCAAAATGCTGTTTGTTATCGTTCAAAAAGCAGAGGCGATTCAAGAGAAGGTTTTACATATAATCCTGAAGATAATTCGTATTATTTTGACCAAGCTTACTATTTCAATTCACCATTTAGATTATGGGAAGATATGGAATGGCAAACTTTCCAAGACACTACAGGAGCAAATTATGATTCCTTGGTTCATATATCAAAATTCTTTTTTGCTGCAAGTCAAGGTATTTGGATGACAGAACAAGCTGTTGATTTTAATGCTGACTCCGTAAAGTGGTTTAACATTTCCAAAGGTATGAGCGGTCAAGTAGTTTCCATGGAATATTCATCCGATGGTGATGCCTTATTTGTTGGAACAAAAAGCTGGAATAATGGAAAATTATATCGTATTTCAGGTTTAAAAGGGAAAAAAATATGGTTCGATATTAATGGCGATTTTGATCCCGATAACTTCGGCATAAGTACAGATGAAATTGCCAACTTTGCATTTCGCTCTGTGTGTGGAATTGGCGTTTCACCTAGTGACGATAATACCATTTCTGTTGCTTTAGGAAATTATGTGAATGGTTACGACCATGTATACTTGACAAATAATGCACTCGATTCTGCTCAACATGTTAGTTTCACCTCAATTCATGGCAATTTACCTAACATGCCTGTTTTTGATGTTGCTTTTAATTCACAATCAAGCAATCAGGATACAATCATTATTGCTTCTGAATTAGGAGTTTATGCAACAACCAATGGTGGAGCAAGCTGGACAGAAGAAAACAATGGTCTTGACAGATCACCTGTATTTATGATCCGCCAACACAAAAAACATCCATGGAGTGAAGGATATTCATTTTTCGTTGCTACTCATGGTATGGGTATTTTTGAAACCAATTCCTTATGGAGTAGTAGTGTTAAGGAAACCAAACCTGCTATCAAGGAAAAAATATCTATTTTCCCCAATCCTGTCAAGGATTATATGAATATTAAATTCATATTAAGTGATTCCAAAGACTTGGAAGGAGAAATATTTAACATGAATGGCAGTATGGTAAAGAAGATTTCTTTCCAAAACACCTCCTTTGGTGAAAATGTTTTTCAAGTAAATACATCTGGATTAAAACGAGGCACCTACCTTATCAGATTACAAGGAGAAGGAACTCAATTAATTGGAAGATTCTTAGTAGTTGACTAA
- the smpB gene encoding SsrA-binding protein encodes MNVINIKNKKAGYEYMLFDTYIAGIQLRGTEIKSIRQGKASLAESHCAFEKNELFIKNMNISEYSHGNIFNHEPARTRKLLLNHRELRKMHTKVKEKGFSIIAKRLFVNERGFAKMEIALAKGKKLYDKRESIKERDIMRSM; translated from the coding sequence ATGAATGTAATTAACATTAAAAATAAAAAAGCCGGTTATGAGTATATGTTATTTGATACTTATATCGCAGGAATACAACTCAGGGGAACTGAGATTAAGTCTATCAGGCAAGGAAAAGCTAGCCTGGCAGAATCCCATTGTGCTTTTGAGAAAAATGAGCTTTTTATTAAAAACATGAATATTTCAGAATATTCGCACGGAAACATTTTTAATCACGAACCTGCTCGAACAAGAAAATTACTATTAAACCATCGCGAATTGCGAAAAATGCATACCAAAGTCAAAGAAAAAGGATTTTCAATTATTGCCAAGCGATTGTTTGTAAATGAACGGGGTTTCGCCAAAATGGAAATTGCGCTGGCAAAAGGGAAAAAATTATATGATAAAAGGGAATCAATCAAAGAGCGTGATATCATGCGTTCTATGTGA